The DNA segment GATTAAATACAAAGACATCAGGTTTATAGAAGGCCTGAAGGATTATGTGGTCATCCATATGGCCAATCAAAAGCTGATCACTGCAATGAATCTAAAAACTTTCCACCAAAAAATCCCACAGGACCTGTTTATACGGGTAAGCAAATCCTACATTGTAAACAAAAATGTCATAGAATCTTTTGACCACCACAACATTTATCTAAATGGAAATGAGCTACCCTTGGGTGAATTTTATAAAAAAGATTTCTTCCACTTATTTTCAGGAGGAATAATTTCTGTCGACAAAGACGTCAGCTAAAGCAATAGCGCAGCAATCCTGCGTTCGGCCTCTTTCAATGAAATTCCTGCATAATAATCCTGAACAAATGGATGGTTAGGATCTTCATGAGGAATCACATCAGGACGTTGATTGCCTTTTCTCGTTTCCACATTCATTGGAATTGAACCACTGAAATCATAGTCAGGAAGCCAGTTTGACAACCAGCCGAAGTAAACAACCTCATGATTTTCATTGTTAAAATTATCACTGTAATCCAGAAAACTCGTTTCACTCAGTGAAACCCATACGCCATAATCCAGCCCCTCACAGCTTCCGATTACTTTTTGAGTCAAGGTGACCCGTATAAAAAAGTCAATCCGATCCGGATATTCAATAACGCAAAAGTCTTCATTGAGTTCTGTTTGTCCGTATCGTTTTTCCTCCTCACTGAGCGAACCATAACTGGAAGGATATGGAAAAGCCAATGCAGGCCATTCGTAATGTTCTTTGCCGCATGATGGACAAATGAAAGTGTTTAAAGCATTCATAGTAGCACCAAAATTAGAATAAATCCCCTAACTCCAGGAAAACGATCTGAATTTGATTGTTTCAATAAAGCCTAAAACACAACAGCCTCAGATTGCGCTGAAGCTGTTGTGTTTTAGGGGCATCTAATTTATAATCAGGGGAGATTATTATTTAAATTGCTCATTTAGAAAGTCTTTCAAATTTTTTCCATAATAATAACTTCAAGTGAATGGGTCATTAAATATAAAAAAAAAGTATAGGGAATACAAATATATCACATAATAGTGAATTAATTTAAAAAAATATCTATGCAAAAAGAAATTGCTGTAGATAGATCAGGCTGTAAGCCCCTGCCCTTCGTTCTGTGATCATAAAAGTAATATCATTAGATTTGCCGTTCAATGAATAAATGGGTTGAAATACCCGGAATACTTTAAACAATTACAAAAAAAGAAATGGAAGAGAACGATTTTGTCTCCATCTGGCTGGAAGAAAGCGGAAACCCCGCTATAGAGGAATTAGCGCAGCTGAATCTGGACGTTGCCAGTAAAACTGAAAAAACGTTAGCCGATAAAGGCCTTTCCCCAAATGACCTTGCGGTCTCCCTGGACATCAATCCAGATGAAATTAACAGGTGGCTGACTGGCAGACATACTTTCAGTGCAAAGATCATCAAAGAAATCTCCGGTACACTGGAATTTAAAAATTGAAAGCCTGATATTAATAACAGATCTTACAAGCGCGGTACTTGTATTTACGGATCGCATCTGACTTACTGACTTTCAAAACTTTGCGGTTGCAAGCCTGAATTCCCTTGCAACCATCCTTGGACTTATGATAGGCAACTGCCGTAGGACTGGTACAAATATACACCTGCGGGGTATCCGGTTTTTTATCCATGCTGAGCTGCATTAGCAACACTAAGTGTAAGAGTATTTTCATGATCGATTATATTAATATATAAATTTTATAATTGGTAGATCGCAAAGATCGGAATGTGGTCAGAGATCTTGCGCGACTGTGCAAGATCTGGCAGCAACCGATAAAAATGAACAATTCCGGCCGCCTTTAGCAACATCTTTGCCGGCCTATAGTAAAAGTTATCAAATTCTGATGCCAGACAATCCCCATTCAGACAACGCTGGCGTAAAGTAGTTTTCTGTCCGACGAATACCGGGACATAGCCCATTGACCTCAGGGGATTGAATACACTGTGCGACTGCGGCAGATTAAAATCACCGCAAAATACCAGCTGATCTTCAGGATAAAGTGCCGGCAGGAATTTGAAATACTTCAGTTCACGTTCCGGCTGCTGAGATTTGGTAATCGCATGGTAGTTGACCAGTGTCAGGGTCTGATTCCCCAGTCGGAACCTCCCATAAAATGGCTCCCGCTCAATCTCTGCCCCATACTGATGCTCCAGCCAGCCCTTGCCTACCCTACTGACTCTCGCACTTTTCCACAGAAAAGCATAGCGTTCTGCCTTATGCCGGGAGTCTCCGGAAGTTACTCCACTCACCTCATACTCCCATTTTGTTCCCTTCCTGTTCAGTTCATCGGCCAATCTGGCAATCGCCTGCGATCCTCCGGGGCCTGCAACGACCTCCTGGACCGCCACGATGTCGTAAGCGGAAAGCGTTTCGGCGATTATCCCTATCACGACCTCAGTTTTGGACTTGCCCATATCTTTGAGGTTCCAGGAAACAACGCTCAGGCTGCCCTGAGCCAACACACTCAGATTGACAATAAGAAAAAACAGGATGAGTATTCGTTGTTTCATACTATAGATTTAATGTTACCTTCTCAAAATTATCGCCTCTTCTGCGTTTTTCCTTACGGGAAACCATAAGCCGGATATGATCTGAAAACACTTTTGAAGGAAAGGAAATAAGGGCAAAATGGAAAATCAGATCAGCCCGTTATCTTTACAGTAGGCGACCAGTTGTTCATTCTTAGAAAATCCCAGCTCATCCTTCATTATTTTTAAACGTTTTTCTACACTGCTCAACTTTGAAGGAGTAATATTGTTGGCCTCAAGATAAGCAGGGATATTCTTTTGCAAAGTTCCGGAGGAAAGCTGCGAGATAATGGCAATATCGAGTGGTGTAAAATCATGTGCTTTTTTCTTCCTGATCACCTCTCTGAGCTGAGGCGGCATATAACGCATGCCCTTTGAAATCTCTTCAATGGCCTGCTTTAGATTCTTCGCATCATGTCTCGCCTTGCAGACATAGGCATCTATACCCAGCTCAGTAAAAAGCCGCCCGACCGGAATGAATCTGTTCTCTACAGAAAACACCAGCACTTTTAGTGTCGGTTGAAGTGCCTTGGCTGCGCGAATCAGATCAGCTCCTCCCGACAAACGCTGTTCACGGTGATCCGGTTCAAAAGAGAGATCAGTGATCAGCAGATCGAATGGATTGCCACTCTCTTTGGCTTTCCTCAAAAACATCAATGCATCATCACAGTAATAAGTGTATGCTGTGTCGGTTATGCCCAGCTGTTCCGCGGTCATAGTCAGGGACATACTAATCATTTCTTGGTCTTCAACTATAAGTACTTTTTTGAACATGGTTAATGATATTAATGTATCCGGAATGCTGGCAAATGTAATCCATCTCAGAACTCAATCCATACGGTTTCCCGTAGCGCGGGCATTGCTTGTTTTTCTTACATTGCAGCCTTCAACGCATCAGAAATGTTCAAGGACTATAAAGATCTTGTCGTAAGAAGTTATAAGGAAAAGCTTGCAGCGGAAAAACTTTCCTATAATCTCGCCGATCCTACCCCGGCAAAACTTAGGAACGAATGTCTGTTCGTCTATACTTCCAGGTACGATAAAAAGAGAGATAGTAAGACACTCGAGGCTTTTTTTGAAAAACCAGACGAACATGGCGATTACCATTCAATCATTTACAACTTTAAAGTATCGCGATTCAGGCCCCTGGCCCAGTTTCTGCGTGATCCAAACAGGGAACCCAATGCGTTCAACATAGAGCTCTTAGCCTGGCTGATAGATTACCAGCCCAGACCCTTTAGATATGCCTATCAGGTAAACCAAGATGACGATCCGGAACCAGATCCTCCAACAGAACCAGAACCTTCAACAGAGCCGGCACCCCCGGCAAAACCAGAACATCCAACAAAACCAAGACCTCCAGCACCAGTCTGGAAAGAACGAATCAAAAAACATCAGAAAGAAACTGCAGTGGTTCTTCTTTTGCTCGGACTTACCCTGTTCCTATTGCTGAAGATGCCGCCGAAAAAGCAGTGTATGTACTGGTCTGGAGACCGGTATGAAGCGGTAGATTGTAATCAGCAGTTATTTGGGGTTCAGAGCATCGCGTTAGACACCTTTAAACTTAATCATTTTAAAAAAATAACAAAGCCGGACACCATGACGGCTTATTCCGTTGGAAAGGTTTGGTGTGTACAGATCGGGGACGTTCCCGATTGTTTCACTACCGACGGCAATCATCCCTTATATCCGGGCAGGGAGCTGAAAAAATTATCCTTACCCATATTAAGAAAATACTTCGGGGCTAAATTGACCGATAGCCTACAAGATCAATCAAATTGACCGCTTGAAAAGCTTGCTTATCATCATATTTGGAAACTGTAGAAAGACATAATAGGGTAAATTATGTACTTTTACCTAAATATAATGCATGAACCACTCCATGGAAACGATCCAACATCTCCGCGACAAAATAGCTCAATATGAAATTCGGGAAAAGGAAATGGCAATTCGTCTTGAAGAGTTGACTGATTTTATCGAAAATGCCTCCATCCCACTCCATTGGGTAGATGGACAAGGTATAATTATTTGGGCAAATCAGGCAGAACTAGATGCATTGGGATATACTAAAGAAGAATATATCGGCGCTCCGATCAGCAGTTTCCATGCGGACCCAGAAACCATTGGTGACATCCTTAAAAGGCTAGTCAATAATGAAACACTCCAGAACTATAAAGCCAAGCTCAAATGTAAAGATGGCAGTATCAAGCATGTACTGATCAGCTCGAACGTGCGAAGGAAGGATGGCAAATTCGTTCACACCCGTTGTTTTACAAGAGATATTACCGAAATAGTGAAGGAACAGGAACGTAAAACAGAACTGATCCGCATGCTGGAAGAGAGTGAAATGCAATTGCGCATGGCAACTGACATTGTGGAATCCTCCTATGATGCAATTATCAGTAAAAAGCTCGACAATACCATCACCAGCTGGAACAGCTCTGCTGAAGAGATGTTTGGTTACACCGCTGAAGAGATCATCAATAAATCAACATTATTACTGCTGCCTGAAGACCTGGTAGAAGAAGAGCAAGAAATACTTGCCAGGCTTAAAAGAGGTGAAAGACTGACACATTTTGAGACCAGGCGGATTACCAAAGAAAGAAAAGTTCTTGATGTTTCCTTAACGATGTCGCCCATAGTCGATGCCAGTGGTCACATTACAGGTATCTCTAAAATCATACGCGATATCACTGAAAAAAAGCTGGAAGAGCAACGCAAAAATGATTTTGTTGCTATGGTTAGTCATGAATTGAAGACTCCGCTTACCTCCATTCTTTCCTACATCCAGCTCCTGCTTTCAAAGGTTAAAAAAACGGATGATTCATTTGGGATACAGATGCTCACAAGAACCGAAATCCAGGCTAAACGAATGGTAAATATGATCAATGATTTCCTGAATGTCGCCAGACTGGAGGAAGCAAAGGTTCATCTTTCCAACTCTGAATTTGAGTTGACTGCCCTCTTGCAAGAAATCATACACGAGATACAAGTCACAAATACGAGCCATCACATCGAATCTGATTGTTGTGAAGCGATGCTATATGGAGATCGCGACAAAATCGGGCAGGTATTTACAAACCTGATTAGTAATGCTATTAAATATTCTCCAATCGGAAGTACCATTCTCATCCGCTGTGAACTGGTGGAAGGCGCAGTGAAAGTATCCGTTAAAGACGAAGGCGTTGGGATCAGCAGTAAAGATCAGGAGAAACTTTTCGAGCGGTTCTACAGAGTTGATGATGAAAGGATAAAAAATGTATCAGGCTTCGGCATCGGCCTATACCTTGTTTCAGAAATACTGCGTTATCATAACACCAAAATAGAGGTGCAAAGCAGTATCGGAGCCGGTTCCATCTTTTTCTTTACCTTACCGCTTCGCTAAAATTCAAACTCATTATTTCTCATTTCCCCCCTCTTATTGTCTTGCCTGACCAGGGGGAAATACGCGGATTACAATTTTAACAAGGCTTTGACCGAACTCTTTTTCTGTTTTGAAATGGGAATTTTCTGGCTGCTGTAGTCCATAATCAGGTATCCGGAATCTTCATTTAGAATACTCGTTACATGCGCTTTATTTACCAAATGTGACTGGTGACAACGAATAAAACCATAAGGACTCAGCAATTCATCATACTCATATAAGGGTTTTGAGATCAGATGTTCCGTTCCATTGGTTAAAAAAAACGTGGTATAATTATTTGAAGAGCTGCAGCGCACAATGTCCCTTACCGGAACCAAATAAGTTTCTTTCATCGTGGGCAGTGCAATTTTTTGCTGCTCATCCGGTAATTTCCGGTCTAACAGCTTGAAGAGATTGTTTAGTCGCAGGTGATGTCTTTTGACATTGACCGATTGAGCTATTTTGTCTACCGTACTTTTGAGCTCTTCTATATTTATAGGCTTCAACAGGTAGTCAAGTGCCGAGAACTTAACGGCCATGATGCCATAGGCGTCATAAGCTGTCACAAAAACAACATCAAAACCGGGGTCTTTTATCGACCTTAAAAGGTCAAAACCATTCTTTCCAGGCATGTCAATATCAAGAAAGACCACATCCGGCGCTAATTCCAGGATATGTTCTTTTGCCTCATCTGCACTTAATGCTGTGGCTACGACCTCAATATTTTGGCAGTGACGGGCAAGTAAAGCTTGCAGGTTATCTATATTGATGCGTTCATCATCGACTAATATTGCAGTTATCATTTAATTATTGATCCAATTGTGAAATGTTAAAATGGCTTCTGTTCCGGATTGTTTATTGAAATCAAGCACAATTGCCTGTTCTTCCATCAGCTTATTAATGGTCAGGATTCTTTCTGCAGTTAAAGAAAGACCATAACCTGAATCCGGCTTTTTATCCAGCCAGGTTCCATTGTCTTTCACTACAATTACAAAAGTATTCTTTTTCTCCCCTTCCCTGCAAATGATCAGTAATCGCCCTTTATCACCAATGCGGGAAAGGCCATGTTTAATTGCGTTCTCGATCAGGGGCTGTACGAGCAAGGTCGGTATTTCTATATCGGATGTATTGAGCTCCGCAGCGACCTCAATATCCCAGGAAAAATTGAAGCGCAACGCTTCTAAGTTTACATACATGCGCATCATTTCCAGTTCCTGATCAAGGCTATTAAAAACATCTTTACTTTTAGCCAGCGTTTTCCTCAGTAAAAGACTGAACTCCTGCAAATAATGATTGGCCTCCTCAATGCGATCTGTGTTCATCAGTCCCTGAATAGAGCTGAGTGCATTAAAGGTAAAATGTGGGTTTAGCAGGGATTGCAGCCGGATCGCCGCTTCTTCCATTTTTTGCTGCTCCTTTTGTGATGACTTGATCCTGTTTTTTAAACCTCTGGTGATCAATAGAAAACCAAGAACTACAATTACGAACAGGAATAGGATATAGCTGATCGCAGATTGATACCAATAAGGTTTTACATGAATGTAAGTGACCTGTTGGCTTTCCTTTTGAACGACATAGTTGACCCTCAATTCATAATCTGTATTCGCCATCAGCTTTAAGGAGTCGAAGCCTGTTTTCCCTACTCCCCGTTGGGATCTTTTGGTCTTTAAGTTGACCAATGTATATTCCACCTCCATATCCTTAAAATCATTCCTTTCGGAAATGCCTAATGTTATTTCCCCGGCTGAAGTGCTGAGCTCCTCGGAATGATCGCCGGAAGAGGAAATATAGAAAGGAATCCGGCTGTTTTTTTCCTGATGGCAGAACCTGATTTCAGGAATTAATTTCGGCCTTTTGATGACATACCTGCTCAGAACGGCATCATTCTTTCTGTCCAGGACATCAATAGAAAATTCCTGATTGGGATAGATATAAGCCTCGAAACTACCCTCCCGGATTTTAGTTTCTTTTGTGTTGTTCTTTTCTGAAAGTTTATGGCTCAATTTATCGAATGCAGCGGTGGTATGGACGCGAATAAAGCCACCCGATGTATAAACGTTAATCTGCTTTCCTTGTCCGGTTTCCTTAACCTGACTTCCCGGCAGCCCTGCTGCTTCAAAACGCAGATATGATTTTTCTGGCGCATGAACTTGCTGACCATAGGCACTTTGAACGCAGAACACAAGAAATAAAATAAAGGGAAATAAGTTCATATGCCTTTCTTAAACTACTAATATAAAGTTAATATCATTTGGCTGCTTATTGTGCCCCGGCAATAGCGATCATTGCTTCCAGCTCGTTGATCAGTTCAGTATCTGATGAATATCCTTTGGTTGAAAACCTGAGTTTACCCTTTGCGTCGATGACCATTTTGGCGGGGATCCCATCAACTTTATAAGCGGATGCCACCTGAAATACTTTCGGATGCTGATCTAAAGGCTGATCCATCAACACATTGCCCGGGAACTTATGCTGTTTAATGTAGGATCTTACCCGTTCTGCGGCACCGTTTCCCTCCTCCCGGGTAGCCACAAACAGGAAGACAACTTCCGGGTGCGCCTTACTGATTTTTTCCATTGCCGGCATGGAAGCAATACAAGGATTGCACCAGGTAGCCCAGAAGTCAAGCACAACAATCTTCCCTTTTAGACCAGCAAGTGTTACACGGTTTCCATGGAGGTCTGACAGGCTGAAATTGGGGGCTTCCAGGTTGGCCATCATTTTCTTGGCGACCTCAATTTTGTAGGTGTTACTGATATTTCTTTGAATAGAATCCAACAAGATGGAAGCCCTTTCGCTTCCCATCCTGTTTATACACAAATTCCTGAATTGACGACTCATGTCTAAGTTTGATTTTCCAACCCGGGCCATTTTCAGCAATATTTCATATGCTTTATCTTCCTGCCTCTGTGACGCTAACAGCGTGGTATAAAGGGCTATTGAGGAGGAGGTCGCCTCTTCCATATCGATGTCTTTTAATGCTTTTTCTTCAAACAACAATGCGGTTTTATCATCGCCATTTGCATGAAGAATTGTGGCATACGTCTCATAATACGGATATGCAGCCATTCTCATAAACCTTTTCCAGTCATCCAGAGGAAAATTGTCTGGCCGGGCCAAGGGGTCGTCCTTATAAGCATCGTACAGTTCGACGGTCCTTTGCGCCAGAACTTGTGCGTAATCCATGTTTACTTTAGCAGCAAGTAATTCAGCCGTTGCAAGGTTCAAATAAGAAGTCTGATTAAACTTGTTGCTGATCAAAGCGATATAGGTTTCAAATTTTGGAAATTCGGCAACTTTGAGAAAGGAAATTGCCACCTGGCCTTTTAGCATATCAATATCCTCCGCATTTCTGACGGAATCAAGCTTGTAATCCCTGATGATACTGTGTAGTGATACCACATTTTTTTCCGGGTTTGTTTCTTTAGCCATCAATTGAATCCGGCTTTGCATGGTTTGGCTGGTTTGTGCTTTTGCATTCCATGAGAGGCCAAAGAACATACTCAATAATAAGGTGCTGATCGTTTTCTTTTTTAACATGGGGGCAAAATTAAGCCCCGACACAGGCAAAAGAAAGGCAAACTGTGAGCACAGCATGTCTGACTGTGAATTCGGTAATCGGTATGGATAAAATCAAACATATGTTATAAAATAGATTCTTTTGGCAAAAAATCTTGCGGAGACATCCCAAAATGATCCGCCAATTTCGCAATATGAGTAAGATTGTATTTTGCTCTGCTTTTTGGACTCTCTACATTCGTAATAAATGTTCTCCCCACATTTAATATCGCAGCTATGTCTTGCTGATTGAGCTTTTTTTGCCCCCTTAATTTGATTACATAATCAATCACAAACTGATCAATAGGAGTTATTTCATTTTTTTCGTTCATCGTACAGTAAAGGAATAAAAAATAAATAATCAAAAAGCCATACACCTATGGCGAATTCTCTATATATTCAACAATAATAAACTTTAAAGATACAATTCAAATTCAATTACGTTAATTATTTAATTATAATCCCTTTTTAAACTTGCCAAATGGCAAATCAATAAAATCAGGGAATTGATTAACGAACACAAAAACACCCACAAAAATTCTTTTATAAATTAAAATCAATCACGATGAACAAATTAATGATATGCATCGCCATGGCCATGCATTGCCTTTTTTTCAAGGCAGAAGCGCAGACTGCAGACACACTGAAATACAGTATTAAACCTTTAAAAATCGGTGATCAGATTCCTGAAGCATTATGGAATATGCCTTTAAAAGTCGTAAACCATCCGGAAGGGAAAGAGACGGTTACGCTGAACGATTACAGAGGGAAATTAATCATTCTGGACTTTTGGGCAACATGGTGTTTCTCCTGTGTGGTTACGATGCCAAAACTACATCATGTAGCACAACAGTTTAAAGACAAAATAATTATACTTCCTATAGCATACGAGGAGAAAAATAAGATAGGATCTTTTATTAAAACAAATCAAACGCTCTCCCCTTTGAATTTATCAAGCGTCTATGCAGATAACTTACTTAGAAAGACATTTCCTCATCGCATCCTCCCTCACTGTACCTGGATATCTGCCGACGGCAGGGTAATCACAGAAAGTTTATCAGATGAGGTAACGGTTAAAAATGTCCAGCTTGCATTAGACAATAACCCTTCCTCCATCAGTAAGAAAATAGACCTGGATCCTAAAATCCCTGTTTTGCTAAGAAATGATTTGCTAAGCAATTTAGATCTAAAAAGCTATGGAATTCTTTTCAAAGGGTATTACGACGGGTTAGGATCAGGGAAAGACGACCTTAAAACTAAAAAAGGTGTGCTAACTGGTAAAACGATTAGTAACCTTCCACTTATTGAAATATATACTCATGCGATCAGCTATCTGATGCCTTCACATGAAGATGCTTATGATCCTAAACGATTGGTGATAAAAGTTAAGGACAAATCCAAATTGATCAGGGATTATGGCCAACCCGACAGCTTATTTCCAAAAAGCAATTTTTACACCTATTCCATGGTAATACCACCCAATAAAATTAACAAGTTCTATTCTTATATGCTGGACGATCTAAACAGATGCTCCGGTTATTATGGGAAAATCGAAAAGAGAAAGGCAAAATGTCTGATTTTAAAAAGAACCAGCCGCAAGGATAAAATTAGCACAAAAGGTGGAAAGCCGTTTAACACCTTATTTTCAAACCCCAGATCGAGATTGCAAAATCTTTCTCTTTCTTCACTAGCAGCTTGCATTAATGCGCTTGATATCATTAAAGTTCCGGTTTTGAATGAAACAGGCTATACTGCTAAGATAGATATCGATCTCTCCGGCAATCCGGATTTTCCAACACTAAAAAAGGAACTGAGAACATTTGACCTCGAATTAATCGAAGCCGTTAGGGAGATCGATTTCTTCGTCATAACAGATCAATAAAAAGCAAAATATTTCATTCATAATTTCTGTAAAATGAAACAAGCATTATTCCATATCATCCTACTATTTTGCTGTGCCCATCTCTATGGCCAAAAAATTATAACCGGCAAAATCATAATAACCGGGTCTGAACAACCTTTACCTGGTGCAACAATTAAGTCAATACCCGGAAACACTAAAAGTACGGCGAATCAAGCTGGTGTTTTTAGCATTAGCGTTGATCCGCGTGATTCCATTCTCGAAGTATCATACATTGGTTATTTACGTACAAAGGTTCATATTTCTTCATCCGCAACTCCATTGTTGATTTCACTAAAATCAGGGGAAAACAACTTAAAGGAGGTAACCATTTCGTCCGGTTATCAGCAGTTACCAAAAGAAAGGGCAACAGGCTCTTTCACTTCTATCAGCAACAAAAGATTCAATGAACAAGTAAGTACTGATATACTGAGCAGACTGCCGGCGATCGCCAACGGGTTAATAGCGGACAATAGCACAACTGCCGGAAAAGGAAAACTTATGATCCGGGGATTAAGTACCATTAACGGTCCAAAGGCACCACTAATTGTTTTGGACAATTTCCCTTACGAAGGAAACATTGACAACATTAATCCCAATGATGTCGAATCGATCACGTTACTGAAGGATGCGGCAGCAAGCTCTATTTGGGGGGCCAGAGCCGGAAACGGAGTTATCGTCATCACGACTAAAAGAGGTTCTTTCAATAAACCATTAAGTATCGGTTTTAACATCAACACCACATTAAAAACTAAACCTAACCTGGGCTACCTTCGCCAAATGTCTTCTTCTGATTTTATAGATGTGGAAGAAATGTTGTATAAAAACAAGTTTTATGAATCCAGGATTAACAATTCAAGCAAGCCTCCCCTAACTCCTGTCGTAGAATTATTGATCAAATACAAGGGCGATATCAGCAACCCTGATTACCAAAAAAGAACAGCTCTGCTGAGAACATTTGACGTCAGGAAAGAATACGATAAATACATGTATCAGGTTGGCCTTAATCAGCAATATGCACTGAATTTAGATGGTGGATCGCAAACGCACA comes from the Pedobacter sp. FW305-3-2-15-E-R2A2 genome and includes:
- a CDS encoding PAS domain S-box protein; amino-acid sequence: MNHSMETIQHLRDKIAQYEIREKEMAIRLEELTDFIENASIPLHWVDGQGIIIWANQAELDALGYTKEEYIGAPISSFHADPETIGDILKRLVNNETLQNYKAKLKCKDGSIKHVLISSNVRRKDGKFVHTRCFTRDITEIVKEQERKTELIRMLEESEMQLRMATDIVESSYDAIISKKLDNTITSWNSSAEEMFGYTAEEIINKSTLLLLPEDLVEEEQEILARLKRGERLTHFETRRITKERKVLDVSLTMSPIVDASGHITGISKIIRDITEKKLEEQRKNDFVAMVSHELKTPLTSILSYIQLLLSKVKKTDDSFGIQMLTRTEIQAKRMVNMINDFLNVARLEEAKVHLSNSEFELTALLQEIIHEIQVTNTSHHIESDCCEAMLYGDRDKIGQVFTNLISNAIKYSPIGSTILIRCELVEGAVKVSVKDEGVGISSKDQEKLFERFYRVDDERIKNVSGFGIGLYLVSEILRYHNTKIEVQSSIGAGSIFFFTLPLR
- a CDS encoding helix-turn-helix transcriptional regulator translates to MNEKNEITPIDQFVIDYVIKLRGQKKLNQQDIAAILNVGRTFITNVESPKSRAKYNLTHIAKLADHFGMSPQDFLPKESIL
- a CDS encoding LytTR family DNA-binding domain-containing protein, whose translation is MITAILVDDERINIDNLQALLARHCQNIEVVATALSADEAKEHILELAPDVVFLDIDMPGKNGFDLLRSIKDPGFDVVFVTAYDAYGIMAVKFSALDYLLKPINIEELKSTVDKIAQSVNVKRHHLRLNNLFKLLDRKLPDEQQKIALPTMKETYLVPVRDIVRCSSSNNYTTFFLTNGTEHLISKPLYEYDELLSPYGFIRCHQSHLVNKAHVTSILNEDSGYLIMDYSSQKIPISKQKKSSVKALLKL
- a CDS encoding response regulator, whose product is MSLTMTAEQLGITDTAYTYYCDDALMFLRKAKESGNPFDLLITDLSFEPDHREQRLSGGADLIRAAKALQPTLKVLVFSVENRFIPVGRLFTELGIDAYVCKARHDAKNLKQAIEEISKGMRYMPPQLREVIRKKKAHDFTPLDIAIISQLSSGTLQKNIPAYLEANNITPSKLSSVEKRLKIMKDELGFSKNEQLVAYCKDNGLI
- a CDS encoding DUF2199 domain-containing protein; this translates as MNALNTFICPSCGKEHYEWPALAFPYPSSYGSLSEEEKRYGQTELNEDFCVIEYPDRIDFFIRVTLTQKVIGSCEGLDYGVWVSLSETSFLDYSDNFNNENHEVVYFGWLSNWLPDYDFSGSIPMNVETRKGNQRPDVIPHEDPNHPFVQDYYAGISLKEAERRIAALLL
- a CDS encoding helix-turn-helix transcriptional regulator, coding for MEENDFVSIWLEESGNPAIEELAQLNLDVASKTEKTLADKGLSPNDLAVSLDINPDEINRWLTGRHTFSAKIIKEISGTLEFKN
- a CDS encoding redoxin domain-containing protein; protein product: MNKLMICIAMAMHCLFFKAEAQTADTLKYSIKPLKIGDQIPEALWNMPLKVVNHPEGKETVTLNDYRGKLIILDFWATWCFSCVVTMPKLHHVAQQFKDKIIILPIAYEEKNKIGSFIKTNQTLSPLNLSSVYADNLLRKTFPHRILPHCTWISADGRVITESLSDEVTVKNVQLALDNNPSSISKKIDLDPKIPVLLRNDLLSNLDLKSYGILFKGYYDGLGSGKDDLKTKKGVLTGKTISNLPLIEIYTHAISYLMPSHEDAYDPKRLVIKVKDKSKLIRDYGQPDSLFPKSNFYTYSMVIPPNKINKFYSYMLDDLNRCSGYYGKIEKRKAKCLILKRTSRKDKISTKGGKPFNTLFSNPRSRLQNLSLSSLAACINALDIIKVPVLNETGYTAKIDIDLSGNPDFPTLKKELRTFDLELIEAVREIDFFVITDQ
- a CDS encoding TlpA disulfide reductase family protein, which encodes MLKKKTISTLLLSMFFGLSWNAKAQTSQTMQSRIQLMAKETNPEKNVVSLHSIIRDYKLDSVRNAEDIDMLKGQVAISFLKVAEFPKFETYIALISNKFNQTSYLNLATAELLAAKVNMDYAQVLAQRTVELYDAYKDDPLARPDNFPLDDWKRFMRMAAYPYYETYATILHANGDDKTALLFEEKALKDIDMEEATSSSIALYTTLLASQRQEDKAYEILLKMARVGKSNLDMSRQFRNLCINRMGSERASILLDSIQRNISNTYKIEVAKKMMANLEAPNFSLSDLHGNRVTLAGLKGKIVVLDFWATWCNPCIASMPAMEKISKAHPEVVFLFVATREEGNGAAERVRSYIKQHKFPGNVLMDQPLDQHPKVFQVASAYKVDGIPAKMVIDAKGKLRFSTKGYSSDTELINELEAMIAIAGAQ
- a CDS encoding histidine kinase, which gives rise to MNLFPFILFLVFCVQSAYGQQVHAPEKSYLRFEAAGLPGSQVKETGQGKQINVYTSGGFIRVHTTAAFDKLSHKLSEKNNTKETKIREGSFEAYIYPNQEFSIDVLDRKNDAVLSRYVIKRPKLIPEIRFCHQEKNSRIPFYISSSGDHSEELSTSAGEITLGISERNDFKDMEVEYTLVNLKTKRSQRGVGKTGFDSLKLMANTDYELRVNYVVQKESQQVTYIHVKPYWYQSAISYILFLFVIVVLGFLLITRGLKNRIKSSQKEQQKMEEAAIRLQSLLNPHFTFNALSSIQGLMNTDRIEEANHYLQEFSLLLRKTLAKSKDVFNSLDQELEMMRMYVNLEALRFNFSWDIEVAAELNTSDIEIPTLLVQPLIENAIKHGLSRIGDKGRLLIICREGEKKNTFVIVVKDNGTWLDKKPDSGYGLSLTAERILTINKLMEEQAIVLDFNKQSGTEAILTFHNWINN
- a CDS encoding endonuclease/exonuclease/phosphatase family protein, which produces MKQRILILFFLIVNLSVLAQGSLSVVSWNLKDMGKSKTEVVIGIIAETLSAYDIVAVQEVVAGPGGSQAIARLADELNRKGTKWEYEVSGVTSGDSRHKAERYAFLWKSARVSRVGKGWLEHQYGAEIEREPFYGRFRLGNQTLTLVNYHAITKSQQPERELKYFKFLPALYPEDQLVFCGDFNLPQSHSVFNPLRSMGYVPVFVGQKTTLRQRCLNGDCLASEFDNFYYRPAKMLLKAAGIVHFYRLLPDLAQSRKISDHIPIFAIYQL